A genomic window from Nicotiana sylvestris chromosome 11, ASM39365v2, whole genome shotgun sequence includes:
- the LOC138880667 gene encoding uncharacterized protein: MLVEVRREFLHLLDRMLKASNAVVTVSTPVGESLLAEYVYRACQIRVKGKDTLADLIVLDMIDFDLLMGMDWFSSFYAIIDCHAKIRLLKKGCLGLLAIVNDTRKETVGIENVPVVREFSDVFPEDLPGLPPIREIDFGIDLLPDTHPISIPPYRMAPTELRELKQQL, translated from the exons AtgctggtagaggtcaggcgagagtttttgcatttactagaCAGGATGCTCAAGGCCTCGAATGCTGTGGTTACAG TTTCTACTCCTGTTGGAGAGTCTCTATTAGCTGAATACGTGTATCGTGCTTGTCAGATTCGGGTTAAGGGTAAAGATACTCTAGCCGACCTTATTgtacttgatatgattgactttgacTTGCttatgggaatggattggttctCTTCTTTCTATGCTATCATCGATTGTCATGCAAAGATA CGACTTCTAAAGAAAGGTTGCTTGGGTCTCTTAGCTATTGTAAATGACACAAGAAAGGAAACAGTTGGTATAGAAAATGTACCAGTAGTGAGagaattttctgatgtatttcctgaggaTTTACCAGGATTGCCTCCAATACGAGAAatagactttggtattgatttgctgCCTGACACACATCCCATATCGATACCCCCATATCgaatggcaccaacagagttgaggGAGCTAAAGCAACAGTTATAG